One Oryza glaberrima chromosome 11, OglaRS2, whole genome shotgun sequence genomic region harbors:
- the LOC127754626 gene encoding protein disulfide isomerase-like 1-1, translating to MAISKAWISLLLALAVVLSAPAARAEEAAAAEEGGEAAAAEAVLTLDADGFDEAVAKHPFMVVEFYAPWCGHCKKLAPEYEKAAQELSKHDPPIVLAKVDANDEKNKPLATKYEIQGFPTLKIFRNQGKNIQEYKGPREAEGIVEYLKKQVGPASKEIKSPEDATNLIDDKKIYIVGIFSELSGTEYTNFMEVAEKLRSDYDFGHTLHANHLPRGDAAVERPLVRLFKPFDELVVDSKDFDVTALEKFIDASSTPKVVTFDKNPDNHPYLLKFFQSSAAKAMLFLNFSTGPFESFKSVYYGAAEEFKDKEIKFLIGDVEASQGAFQYFGLREDQVPLIIIQDGDSKKFLKAHVEPDQIVSWLKEYFDGKLSPFRKSEPIPEVNDEPVKVVVADNVHDFVFKSGKNVLVEFYAPWCGHCKKLAPILDEAATTLKSDEDVVIAKMDATANDVPSEFDVQGYPTLYFVTPSGKMVPYESGRTADEIVDFIKKNKETAGQATEKAESAPAEPLKDEL from the exons atggCGATCTCGAAGGCTTGGATCTCGCTGCtgctcgcgctcgccgtcgtgctgtcggcgccggcggcgagggcggaggaggcggcggctgcggaggaggggggtgaggcggcggcggcggaggccgtgcTGACACTTGACGCGGACGGCTTCGATGAGGCCGTCGCCAAGCACCCGTTCATGGTCGTCGAGTTCTACGCCCCGTG GTGTGGACACTGCAAGAAGCTCGCTCCAGAG TATGAGAAAGCTGCACAAGAGCTAAGCAAGCACGATCCACCGATTGTTCTTGCTAAGGTTGATGCCAACGATGAGAAGAACAAGCCTCTTGCTACCAAGTATGAGATCCAGGGCTTCCCGACACTCAAGATATTCAGGAACCAGGGCAAGAACATTCAGGAATACAAGGGCCCGAGGGAGGCTGAGGGCATTGTTGAATACTTGAAGAAGCAGGTTGGTCCTGCTTCCAAGGAGATCAAGTCACCAGAAGATGCAACCAACCTTATTGATGACAAGAAAATCTACATT GTTGGAATCTTCTCAGAATTAAGCGGCACTGAGTATACAAACTTCATGGAGGTTGCTGAGAAGCTGAGATCTGATTATGACTTTGGCCACACCTTGCATGCCAACCACCTTCCACGCGGTGATGCTGCAGTTGAGAGACCATTGGTTAGGCTATTCAAGCCCTTTGATGAGCTTGTTGTTGACAGCAAG GATTTTGATGTTACTGCTTTGGAGAAGTTCATTGATGCTAGCAGCACCCCTAAAGTTGTTACTTTTGACAAGAACCCTGACAACCATCCTTACCTCCTGAAATTTTTCCAAAGCTCAGCTGCCAAG GCTATGCTATTTTTGAACTTCTCCACTGGACCGTTTGAGTCTTTCAAGTCAGTTTATTATGGCGCTGCTGAGGAGTTCAAGGACAAGGAAATTAAGTTCCTCATTGGTGACGTTGAGGCCAGTCAAGGTGCCTTCCAG TACTTTGGACTGAGGGAGGATCAGGTACCTCTCATCATCATCCAGGATGGTGATTCCAAGAAATTTTTGAAGGCACACGTTGAGCCTGACCAAATTGTTTCTTGGTTGAAGGAATATTTT GATGGTAAATTGTCTCCATTCAGGAAGTCTGAACCTATTCCTGAGGTCAACGACGAGCCTGTTAAGGTTGTGGTCGCTGATAACGTCCATGATTTTGTCTTCAAGTCTGGCAAAAACG TCCTTGTTGAATTCTATGCACCATGGTGTGGACACTGCAAGAAGCTGGCTCCAATCTTGGATGAGGCAGCTACGACGCTTAAAAGCGACGAGGATGTTGTCATCGCTAAGATG GATGCAACCGCGAACGATGTGCCAAGCGAGTTTGATGTGCAAGGTTACCCCACCCTGTACTTCGTCACTCCCAGCGGAAAGATGGTTCCCTACGAAAGCGGCAGGACAGCCGACGAGATCGTCGACTTCATTAAGAAGAACAAGGAAACCGCCGGTCAGGCGACGGAGAAGGCAGAGTCGGCCCCAGCCGAGCCTCTCAAGGATGAGCTCTAA
- the LOC127753660 gene encoding uncharacterized protein LOC127753660 — MSGNDDKSQAAAERIKAQALSAAKGLSRTQAERAAAAAARNVNAYGQKEEGPSRWQERKEAKRQMYLMSTEKAVILGVKPKAAQTSSSGGAYTQCQKCFQPGHWTYECKNERVYISRPSRTQQLKNPKLKKTAAPVSYQFQNPDLEKEKEEERKLMKAKLKKEKSEKSKRKSKRKYRSRSDSDSSEASVFDSDSESSVTGSEYSSGSSSSYSSSDSEDKKRRPKRKQQKRRHRRETSSSASSESDSESASASDSDSDDKGSRKKSRKRSARR, encoded by the coding sequence ATGTCAGGAAATGACGATAAGTCTCAGGCTGCAGCTGAGAGAATAAAAGCGCAGGCCTTATCTGCTGCCAAGGGATTGAGCAGAACTCAAGCCGAGCGAGCTGCTGCAGCCGCTGCCCGCAATGTCAATGCTTATGGGCAGAAAGAGGAGGGACCTTCGCGCTGgcaggagaggaaggaggccaaGAGACAGATGTATCTGATGAGTACAGAGAAGGCTGTGATACTGGGAGTGAAACCAAAAGCTGCGCAAACTTCTTCTTCTGGTGGCGCATATACCCAGTGCCAGAAGTGTTTCCAGCCTGGGCACTGGACATATGAGTGTAAGAACGAACGGGTCTACATTTCACGGCCCTCGAGGACACAGCAGCTCAAGAACCCCAAGCTGAAGAAGACGGCTGCTCCTGTTTCCTATCAGTTCCAGAATCCTGAtcttgaaaaggaaaaggaggaggaaaggaaGCTGATGAAAGCAAAGTTGAAGAAGGAGAAGTCTGAGAAAAGCAAACGGAAAAGCAAGAGAAAATACCGTTCACGGAGTGATTCAGATAGTAGTGAGGCTTCTGTATTTGACTCTGACAGTGAATCATCAGTTACCGGCTCTGAATATTCTTCTGGAAGTAGCTCAAGCTACAGCTCCTCAGACTCGGAGGACAAGAAGCGGCGACCCAAAAGGAAGCAGCAGAAGAGGAGGCACAGAAGGGAAACCTCATCATCAGCATCGTCTGAATCTGACTCCGaatctgcatctgcatctgaCAGTGATTCTGATGACAAGGGCAGCCGAAAGAAGAGCAGGAAGCGAAGTGCTAGGCGCTGA